The genomic segment GATACTCGGGCTAAGAATATGCAGGTCCCGTTGTAACGGCTGTCGGATGGCCATTAATAGGCGTTTCGGATGTCCGTTAAACATAAAAGAGAAGTCAGGGTGTTCTACCCCTGCTTGATCTAAAAATGTTAAAAACGAAAAAAACATTTCTTTTTAATAATTTAATAGTAGCGACGCAGTGTTAATTATGATAAATTAATGTTACAAAATAACATTGTCTAATAGAGGAGATGCGGAAATGTCCAACAAGTATCGTTTGAACCGGATGTTCAGCGCCCAAGGAAAGTGTTTTGACGTCGCGATCGATCACGGCTTTTTTAACGAGCATACGTTTCTGGCGGGTATCGAGGAGATGGACGCCGCCGTCCGCACGATCGTCGAGGCAGGTCCCGACTGCGTGCAGCTCAGCACCGGTCAGGCGCGCCGCCTGCAGTCGGTTCCGGGCAAGAAGCCGGGTCTCGTCCTGCGCACGGATGCAGCCAACATTTATGGCAGCGTTCTGCCGCGCTTCCTGTTCAGCGAGCTGATCGCGAACGCGATCGAGGAGGCTGTTCGTCTGGACGCCGTCGCCGTGTGCGTCAACCTGCTGATGCTGCCGGAGCAGCCTGAGCTGCATCATCAGTGCGTGCGCAACGTGACCGCGCTGAAGGTCGAGTGCGAGCGCTACGGCATGCCGCTCATGGTCGAGCCGCTCGTCATGCTGCCAAACGAAGCGAAGGGCGGCTATATGGTCGACGGCGATCTGAAAAAGATTATGCCGCTCGTCCGTCAGGCGGTCGAGCTGGGCGCCGACGTCATTAAAGCAGATCCGTGCGACGACGTGTCGGAATATCACCGGGTCATCGAGATCGCTTCCGGCGTTCCGGTTCTCGTCCGCGGCGGCGGCCGCGCCAGCGACGAAGAGATCGTCGCCCGCACCGTCGAGCTGATGAACCAGGGCGCTGCCGGCATCGTCTACGGCCGCAACGTCATCCAGCATCCGAACCCGGCCGGCATGACGTCCGCGCTCATGGCGATCGTGCACCAAGGCGCGTCCGCGGACGAAGCGCTCTCGATTTTGAAGGGAGGCCAGGCCTAATGGCGAAGGACAAACGCATTATCCGCTTCGGCGTTATCGGCTGCGGCCTCATGGGCAAGGAGTTCGCCAGCGCCGCCGCCCGGTGGTGCCATCTGACGGACGTCGGCTTCGAGCCGCGTATCGTCGCGGTGTGCGACGCCAATCCGGCAGCGACGGAATGGTTCGTCGACAACGTGCCGAGCGTCGTCCATTCGTACAGCGATTATCATGAGCTGCTCGCCAATCCCGACGTAGACGCCGTCTACTGCGCCGTGCCTCATAATCTTCATCAGCAAATTTACGTCGATATCATCCGTTCCGGCAAGCATCTGCTCGGCGAGAAGCCGTTCGGCATCGACCGCGAAGCCAACGCCGCGGTTACCGAGGCGCTCGCCCAGCATCCCGAAGTCATCGTACGTTGCTCGTCGGAATTTCCGTTTTACCCTGGCGCGCAGCAGATCGTAAAATGGGTGAAAGAGGGCCGTTTCGGCCGGATCATCGAGGTGGAGGCGGGCTTCTGGCATTCGAGCGACCTCGATCCGACCAAGCCGATCAACTGGAAGCGCCGCATCGCCACCAACGGCGAATACGGCTGCATGGGCGACCTCGGCATGCACGTGCTGCATCTGCCGCTTCGCTTCGGCTGGAAGCCGAAGAGCGTACGCGCGCTGCTGTCGAAAATCGTGCCGGAGCGTCCGGACGGCAAGGGCGGCATGGTGCCGTGCGAAACGTGGGACAACGCTATTCTTGCTTGCGACGTCGAGACGGACGGCCAGCAGTTCCCGATGGTGCTGTCCACCAAGCGCATCGCGCCGGGACATGCCAACACCTGGTTTATCCGCATTCAGGGGACGGAATTCTCGGCCGAATTCACGACCAAAAATCCGAAGCAGGTCGCTTCGCTCCCCTACGAGCCCGGCGCCGCGCAAGCTTGGCACGTCGTCGACGCGCCTTACAAATCGGCCTACGGGACGATTACGGGCGGCATTTTTGAATTCGGATTTTCCGATTCGATCCTGCAAATGTGGGCGGCCTTCTGCGACGAACTGGTCAGCCGCGACGGGATGAGCCAGCCGTTCCGCTGCGCGACGCCCGAAGAGGCGTCCGCCAGCCATCGCGTCTTCACCGCAGCGCTCGAGTCGGAACGCACGGGCAACACGATCGCGATCGATTGGGAGGAATAAACGTGACCGACCGCGCAGCGGACATCGTCGTCGCCGGACATATCTGTCTGGATATCATACCGGCGCTGCCCTCGCATCCAGAAGGCTTAAGCCAGCTCCTGGCGCCGGGCAAGCTGGTCGAGATCGGACCGGCCAGTCTGTCGACGGGCGGCGCCGTGGCGAACACGGGGCTTGCCCTGCGGCGGCTCGGCTTCGGCGCGCGTCTCATGGGGAAGATCGGAGACGACGCCTTCGGGCGCTCGATCAAGGAATGCCTCGACGCCTACGGCGCAGGCGCGAGCGACGGCATGATCGTGTCGGCGGGCGAGAGCAGCTCCTACACGATCGTCATCAGCCCGCCGGGGATCGATCGCCTGTTCCTGCACGCGACGGGAACCAACGATACGTTCGCCGCCTCGGATGTATCTTCGGAAGCGCTTGCCGGCATTCGCTTGTTTCACTTCGGCTACCCGCCGCTCATGCGCGGGATGTACGAGAGGGGCGGCGAAGAGCTTGAACGCCTGCTAAAGTCGGCTAAAGCGGCCGGCGCGACGGTATCGCTCGACATGGCGAGGCCCGATCCGGCGTCAGACTCCGGGCGCGCGGACTGGCCCGCGATTCTTGCCAGGGCGCTGCCGCATGTCGACGTGTTCCTGCCGAGCCTGGAGGAGATTCTGTTCATGCTCCGGCCGGATACGTACGAGGAGCTGTCCGCTCGCAGCGGCGGCGAAGAGCTGCTCGGCCTGGCTGACGGCGCGCTGCTGTCTTCGCTTGGAGCGGAGCTGCTGGCCCTTGGCGTCGCGGTGGCCGGCATCAAGCTTGGCGAGCATGGGCTGTACGTCCGCACGACAGCGGATGCCGCGCGTTTTGCGGCGATGGGCGCCTGCGCGCCGGGGGCGGAAGCGATCGGCGATTGGCTGGGGCGGGAGCTCTTGGCGCCGTGCTTCGCGGTCGAAGTCGAAGGCACGACAGGCGCCGGCGACTGCACGATCGCGGGGCTGCTCGGCGGGCTCGCGAGCGGCTTGACGCTTGAGCGCTCGCTGCTTAGCGCCGTAGGCACGGGCGCTTGCAACGTCGAGCGCGCCGATGCCGTCAGCGGAATCCCGCGCTGGGAAGAGCTTCAGCGCCGCATCGACGCCGGCTGGCGCCAGCGGACGCCGGTCCTGGCGCTGCCGGGCTGGGCGCAGCTTGCGGAGAGCGGGCTGTGGAGCGGCGGGCGTTAGATGTGGCAGAAGGCGTGTAGAGTACGCGGACTCTGTTGGAAGATCAGGCGCAAAAGCGCTTATCGTGGGGTGACGTAGGCCTGATCTGGTCGAGATAAGTCCCAAATGCGCTTATCGGTGAGTGACGTGGGCCTGATCTGATCGAGATAAGGCGCAAAAGCGCTTATCGGCCGGCGCCTGCAGCCTGATTTGATCGAGATCAGGCGCAAAAGCGCTTATCGGCCTGCGCCTGCAGCCTAATCTGACCGAGTTAAGGTGTAAATGAGCGTATCGACTGAGAGATGCGCGGTTTCACCGCGCAACTGGCGCACGCAGCCCGCGGATTGCCCAAGTTACGCGATCTCACCCCACAACTGGCGCACGCAGCCTATTTCTAAATTCTGCAACCGTAATGTAAACAAACAAACATTCCAATGAGGAGCGATTCCGATGAGCATCAGACGCAGCGAGATTCGCGAGGCGCAGCGGCGCACCGACGAATTGTTTCGCGAGGCAGGCATCGTGCTGACGGAGGAGGAGCGCGGCGGCATCGAAGTGGCGGGCTTCGGCCTCGGCGAGCTGGAGACGGAAGGACTCGAGCTCGTTACTTACGTCAATACGGACCGTTATTGCGCCAAGGAGCTGGCGTTGTTCCCTTATCAGACTTGCCCGGAGCATCTGCACCCCGACATCGACGGCCAGACGGGCAAAATGGAGACGTTTCGCTGCCGCTGGGGTCTCGTCTACTTGTATGTAGAGGGCGAGCCGGTCTCTGACGTAAAGGCGCGTATCCCGGAGCGGAGCGCCGCACACTACACCGTTCGGCATGAGATCGTGCTGACTCCAGGCGAGCAGTATACGATACCGCCGAATACGAAGCACTGGTTCCAGGGCGGTCCGGAAGGCGCGATCGTGTCGGAGTTTTCCAGCACGAGCCGGGACGAGTTCGACATTTTTACCGATCCGGCCGTCGTCCGCATCCCGCCGATCGTCGAAGATTAAGAGAGAAGGCTTGCCGGCGAAAGAGTGACCGGGCGGTTAGCGTCGCTGCGAGAACAAGAGGAAGCGGAGGCGGTTGGATGAGGCTGTACGGCAAGGATTGGACGCGCCGCGAGCTCGAAGCGCGCGTCGGGCGCATGAGCCAGATCGGCGGTGTGCGGCGCATGACGCTGTCGGAAGGCAAGGAAGCGGGCGTCGAGCTGATCCGCGTGACGACCGGCGCGGGGTTGACGCTGGATATCGTGCCGTCCAAGGGATTGGACCTTTCGCGCGCGGAACTGTGGGGCGCGCCGCTGTCCTGGCAGTCCGCGGCAGGAGACGCGCATCCGGCCTATTACGACGCATCCGGCACGGGCTGGCTGCGGACAGCCTCGGGCGGCTTGCTCATGACGTGCGGCCTGACCCATGCCGGCTCGCCCTCGGAGACGCCCGGCGGACCGCAAGGTCTGCACGGCCGCGCGCATCATACGCCCGCTTCGCAGGTAGTCGCGCGCGAGGAGTGGGAAGGCGACGAGCTCGTCTGGAGCGTTGAGGGCACGATCGAGGAAAATGCGCTGTTCGGCGCGAATCTCAGGCTTCGTCGGCGAATCTCGGGCAAACTCGGCGTCAATGAGATTCATATCGAAGACCGCGTAGAGAACCTGGGCTTCGCCCCGTCGTCTCATATGATGCTGTACCACTTCAATTTCGGATTTCCGCTGCTGGACGAACGTGCCTCTATTATTTTGCCGCCCGCCGTCGCTTCGGAGCGAGGCGGCAAGGGGAACGTAGCCGATTGCACGCGCTGGGATCGGCCCGATCCGGCTGCCAGAGAACGCGTCTTCTATCACGAACTGCACGACCGCATAAACATGGCGGAAGCATGCGTGCACCAACCCGCTTTCCCAGCGGGACCCGGAGCAGCGGCCGTATCGGTCAAGCTGCGTTGGTCCGCGGACACGCTGCCCCGGCTCGTGCAGTGGCGCATGCCGGGCGCAGGTGCGCACGTGCTGGGCCTCGAACCGGCCAACTGCCGCGTCGAAGGCTACGAGGCGGAGGTCCGCGAAGGCGGGCCGGCCATGCTCGCGCCGGGTGCAGGGGTGACGCACAGGCTGGAGTTGAAAATAGCGGCGGAACAAGCGATGATAGAGAAATAACGAGCGGACGCGCACGGCGGACGGGAGGAGCGGCGGCAGATGATCCACAATCAGGCGGACTGGAACGCGAGGCAGCGCCAGATCCATGAACAGATCGCGCAGAGCGGGGAGGTCCGCATCTCGGAGCTGAGCGAGCGGTACGGCGTGACCGAGATGACGATCCGGCGGGATCTGGAGAAGCTTGAGGAGGGCGGGAGCGTCAGGCGCACGTTCGGCGGGGCGATCTACGTCTACCGGGACGTCGCGCTGCAGGATCGTACCGGCCTGTATATGGACGAAAAGGTGCGGATCGGCAGGCAAGCGGCTTCCCTGATCGCGCCCGGCGAGTCCGTGTTCCTGGACGGCGGTACGACGACGCTGCAGATCGCGCGGGCGCTGAGGGCCGGCCAGCAGATCACGGTCGTGACCAACGCGCTGAATATCGCGGCCGAGCTCGCGTCCAAGCAGATACCGACGATTATGACCGGCGGCATGCTGCTCGAATCCACGCATTCGCTTGTCGGCCCGATCGCCGCGCAGAGCTTGTCCGGCATGGCGTTCGACCGCGCTTTCCTCGGGGCGACGGGACTGAGCGAAGCGCACGGCTTCAGCAATTCCAATCTGTACGAGGCCGAGATCAAGCGGATCGCCGTCCGCCAGGCGCGGGAGACGACGGTCGTGCTCGATCGCACGAAGTTCGGCGCGCGGGTGCTCGTATCCTTCGCCGGGCTCGCGGACGTGAAGCGCATCGTCACCGACCTTCCGCCGGACGGGGAGCTCGCGCGTGCCTGCGCGGAGGCCGAGGTTCGGATCGAAGTGGCCGAGTAGGCCCCTTTTCTCACCCTCGTCCTCGCTCTGGCCGGCATTTTAGCAATCTAGAAGAAATAAGCGCCTTCGTGTCGTGGTAGAATAACGTTAAGGTCCGATTTGGACAAAAACGATACCATGAGGTGACGACGATGGCTTTTCAAATTTCACAAACCTTCCTCAACCTGCCGGTCAAGGATCTGAAGCGCTCCATCGCCTTTTTCGAGGCGCTCGGCTTCGCGTTCAACCCGCAATTCACCGATGAAAATGCCGCCTGTCTGATCCTCAGCGACACGGCGTACGCCATGCTGCTGACCGAGCCGTACTTCAAGACGTTCATCAAAAAGGACATCTCCGACGCGACGAAAACGACGGAGTTCATCATGGCCGTCTCCGTGAGCAGCAAGGAAGAAGTGCAGGAGCTTGTCCGCAAGGCGCTGGCGTCCGGCGGCTCGGTCTCGAACGATCCGCAGGATCACGGCTTCATGTATACCGAGAGCTTCCAGGATCCGGACGGCCATCTGTGGGAAGTCTTCCATATGGATCCGACGTACGTGCACGAAGGCTAAGAAGACGTATTGTAAGGAGGGTGTTCTACGTCCCGGCGGACGAAGGACATCCTCTTTTTCATGCGAAAAAAGCCCGCCGGGAACGGTTGGCCCGGGCGGACTTCGGACGCTGGCGCTTTAACCTTGCTGCTGCTGCTGCTGCTGTTGCTGCTGCTCCGTAGACACTTGCCACTCGACGCCGTACTTGTCCTGCAGCACGCCGAACAAGGCGCCCCAGAATTGCTGCTTGAGCGGGTCTTGGACATTGCCGCCGGCAGACAGCTTGTCGAACGCCGCATGGGCTTCTTCAGGGGTATCGAACAGCAGGCTCAGCGCCGTGCCGTTGCCCCGTACGATTTGCCGGCTCGGGCTGTCGGACATGAGGATCGTGATGCCGCCCGCCACCAGGTGCAGATGCATGATCTTCTCCTTCAGCGCTTCGGGCGTGCCCGGCACGTCGCCGAACGTCATGACGGACAGCAGCTCGCCGCCCAGCGCATCTACGTAGAACTGGGCTTGCGACCTCGCGTCTTCGGAAAAAATATAGGGAACCAATCTTGCCATGTTTATCCGCCTCCTGTTTTCATCATGCGTCTGCCGCTCCTCTTTTATTCTATCACCGCGCGCGCCGCCGATTTCTTTTCGATTGCTCTTTTGCGCGCTATGAGGGACAATGTTCCTGTTGTCCGTCGGACATGTGATCGCATCGTACGGAGGTTTAGGCACATTGATCAAGCGCGCTTCGAAAATAAGCATGAACGAAATATGGCTGCTGTCGATCGTATTCGGCGGCTTTCTGGTGTTCGGATTGTCGGAGAACGTTAAAGGTCCCGCCATCCCGCGGATGCAGCTGGACTTCGGCTTAAACGAGGGGCAGCTCGGCCTGATGCTCGCGCTCAACTCGCTCGGCTATCTGGTCGCCTGCAGCTTCACTTCTTTTCTCGCCGACAGAGTCGGCATCAAGGCAACCAGCATCGCGGCTTTCGTGTCGATGGCGGCGGGGGGCGTGCTGATCGGCATTTCGAACGGCTTTCAGGCGCTGACCGCCTCGTACTTCTTTATGTACATCGGCAACGGCATGCTGGAGATCGCGCTCGCCATCCTTGCTGCGCGTATCTTTGTCAAAAATACGGGCTTCTTGATGAACTTAGCGCACTTTTTCTACGGCTTGAGCTCGATCGTCGCGCCGATCGCGGCCGCTTCGATGATGGGCTGGAGGTTGCCTGGCGGCGATGCTGCCTTGGGATGGCGGGGCATGTATGTCATCGTGCTGATGTTGTCGCTGCTGCCGGTCATTCCGGCGCTCCTCGGACGACTTCCGGTCGAGCCGGCGCACGACGAGGCGGAGGAACGTATCTCCTACAGCAAGCTGATGCGAGATCCCGTCGCTTGGCTGATCGTGCTCGTGCTTACCTCGGGCGTCATCTCTGAGCTGTCGATCGGGAGCTGGCTGGCGAACTTTTTGGAAAAAGCATATGACTGGAGCCCGACCGACGCGTCCGGCATGCTGTCGGCCTTTTTCCTTTGCTTCACGCTCGCGCGGCTGCTGATCGGTCCGCTAACCGATCGTTTCGGCTACACGTTGTCCATCATGGTCCTGTCGCTGAGCTCAGGCATTTGCAGCATCGCGGCGTTGTTCGCGGGCGAGAGCGGCGCGATGCTGTTCGCCCTGGCCGGCGTCGGCATCGCGCCGATCTATCCGACCGTGATGGCGCTGCTCGCCAAACGTTATCCCCGTGGCACGGGAACGGCGATTACCTTTACCGTCACGCTCATGGGTATCGGCAGCGTGCTTGGCAATCTCGCGATCGGCGGCCTGATCGAAGGGGTGCGCAACCTGTATGCCGGCAGAGGGGAGCGCGCGAGCCAAGTGCTCGGCCTGCAGGCTGGCTATGGGTTCATTGGCGCGATGGCGCTGCTGTGCACCGCCGCTTGCCTCGTGCTTTATTTTTATTTGCGCAAAAGAGGGGAAAGGTATTAAGCCGCCATGGACCATATTAGTATCGGCATGCTCATGCTGGTCGTTGTCGGCGGTTTTGCGGCCGCCTTCGTCGACGCGGTCGTGGGCGGGGGCGGCCTGATCTCCTTGCCCGTGCTGCTGACGGCCGGCCTGCCGCCAGCGGCGGCGCTCGGCACCAACAAGCTGGCCGGCACGCTGTCTTCGCTCACGAGCACGCTGTCCTTTTTCGCCTCGGGTCATGTCGACGTCCGTGCCGTGCGGGGGTTAATTCCATTGTCCTTGCTTGGCGCCGCAGCCGGCACGCTGACGCTTCGGCATGTACCGTCCGGATTTCTGAAGCCGATGGTCGTCGTCATGCTGACGGTCATTGCCGTATACACACTGCTGCGCCGGGAATGGGGCGAGCGGGCTTCTTTTGTACGCTTCACCGCAAGCACCGCCTGGCTGACGGGGATCGCCGCTTTTGCGCTAGGCTTTTACGATGGCTTCTTCGGTCCCGGCACCGGCTCTTTCCTCATTTTCGCCTTTTTGCTGCTTGGCTGCGACTTCGTGAAGGCAGCCGGCAACGCCAAGGCGCTCAACTTTGCCAGCAACCTCGCGAGCCTCGCGACCTTCCTCGTTCTCGGCTCCGTCCACTATGCGGTCGGCCTGCTCATGGGCGCGGCGATGATCGCCGGCTCCTGGATCGGCTCGCGCTTCGCCATCCGCCGCGGCCGTGCATACATCAAACCGCTATTTCTCGTCGTATGCGCTTTGCTGATCGGCAAGCAGTTGCTGGATTTGCTGTAGGCGAAGCAGTTCTCTCCGAGCTTCAAGACGCTTTACGCCGCTGTGGCGCATGTTCCGCTGACCTCGTCCCTCGGGGCATGCAAGCATGCCCCTGGCCGATATCCCGTCTTTAACGGCTCGCCTTGCCCATCCCTTTCACTTCCGGACACAGCGTCCGCTATTTCTGTAATTC from the Cohnella hashimotonis genome contains:
- a CDS encoding DeoR/GlpR family DNA-binding transcription regulator codes for the protein MIHNQADWNARQRQIHEQIAQSGEVRISELSERYGVTEMTIRRDLEKLEEGGSVRRTFGGAIYVYRDVALQDRTGLYMDEKVRIGRQAASLIAPGESVFLDGGTTTLQIARALRAGQQITVVTNALNIAAELASKQIPTIMTGGMLLESTHSLVGPIAAQSLSGMAFDRAFLGATGLSEAHGFSNSNLYEAEIKRIAVRQARETTVVLDRTKFGARVLVSFAGLADVKRIVTDLPPDGELARACAEAEVRIEVAE
- a CDS encoding VOC family protein — protein: MARLVPYIFSEDARSQAQFYVDALGGELLSVMTFGDVPGTPEALKEKIMHLHLVAGGITILMSDSPSRQIVRGNGTALSLLFDTPEEAHAAFDKLSAGGNVQDPLKQQFWGALFGVLQDKYGVEWQVSTEQQQQQQQQQQG
- a CDS encoding carbohydrate kinase family protein, translated to MTDRAADIVVAGHICLDIIPALPSHPEGLSQLLAPGKLVEIGPASLSTGGAVANTGLALRRLGFGARLMGKIGDDAFGRSIKECLDAYGAGASDGMIVSAGESSSYTIVISPPGIDRLFLHATGTNDTFAASDVSSEALAGIRLFHFGYPPLMRGMYERGGEELERLLKSAKAAGATVSLDMARPDPASDSGRADWPAILARALPHVDVFLPSLEEILFMLRPDTYEELSARSGGEELLGLADGALLSSLGAELLALGVAVAGIKLGEHGLYVRTTADAARFAAMGACAPGAEAIGDWLGRELLAPCFAVEVEGTTGAGDCTIAGLLGGLASGLTLERSLLSAVGTGACNVERADAVSGIPRWEELQRRIDAGWRQRTPVLALPGWAQLAESGLWSGGR
- a CDS encoding D-lyxose/D-mannose family sugar isomerase, which translates into the protein MSIRRSEIREAQRRTDELFREAGIVLTEEERGGIEVAGFGLGELETEGLELVTYVNTDRYCAKELALFPYQTCPEHLHPDIDGQTGKMETFRCRWGLVYLYVEGEPVSDVKARIPERSAAHYTVRHEIVLTPGEQYTIPPNTKHWFQGGPEGAIVSEFSSTSRDEFDIFTDPAVVRIPPIVED
- a CDS encoding aldose 1-epimerase family protein encodes the protein MRLYGKDWTRRELEARVGRMSQIGGVRRMTLSEGKEAGVELIRVTTGAGLTLDIVPSKGLDLSRAELWGAPLSWQSAAGDAHPAYYDASGTGWLRTASGGLLMTCGLTHAGSPSETPGGPQGLHGRAHHTPASQVVAREEWEGDELVWSVEGTIEENALFGANLRLRRRISGKLGVNEIHIEDRVENLGFAPSSHMMLYHFNFGFPLLDERASIILPPAVASERGGKGNVADCTRWDRPDPAARERVFYHELHDRINMAEACVHQPAFPAGPGAAAVSVKLRWSADTLPRLVQWRMPGAGAHVLGLEPANCRVEGYEAEVREGGPAMLAPGAGVTHRLELKIAAEQAMIEK
- a CDS encoding VOC family protein; the encoded protein is MAFQISQTFLNLPVKDLKRSIAFFEALGFAFNPQFTDENAACLILSDTAYAMLLTEPYFKTFIKKDISDATKTTEFIMAVSVSSKEEVQELVRKALASGGSVSNDPQDHGFMYTESFQDPDGHLWEVFHMDPTYVHEG
- a CDS encoding MFS transporter, with the translated sequence MNEIWLLSIVFGGFLVFGLSENVKGPAIPRMQLDFGLNEGQLGLMLALNSLGYLVACSFTSFLADRVGIKATSIAAFVSMAAGGVLIGISNGFQALTASYFFMYIGNGMLEIALAILAARIFVKNTGFLMNLAHFFYGLSSIVAPIAAASMMGWRLPGGDAALGWRGMYVIVLMLSLLPVIPALLGRLPVEPAHDEAEERISYSKLMRDPVAWLIVLVLTSGVISELSIGSWLANFLEKAYDWSPTDASGMLSAFFLCFTLARLLIGPLTDRFGYTLSIMVLSLSSGICSIAALFAGESGAMLFALAGVGIAPIYPTVMALLAKRYPRGTGTAITFTVTLMGIGSVLGNLAIGGLIEGVRNLYAGRGERASQVLGLQAGYGFIGAMALLCTAACLVLYFYLRKRGERY
- a CDS encoding Gfo/Idh/MocA family protein, with product MAKDKRIIRFGVIGCGLMGKEFASAAARWCHLTDVGFEPRIVAVCDANPAATEWFVDNVPSVVHSYSDYHELLANPDVDAVYCAVPHNLHQQIYVDIIRSGKHLLGEKPFGIDREANAAVTEALAQHPEVIVRCSSEFPFYPGAQQIVKWVKEGRFGRIIEVEAGFWHSSDLDPTKPINWKRRIATNGEYGCMGDLGMHVLHLPLRFGWKPKSVRALLSKIVPERPDGKGGMVPCETWDNAILACDVETDGQQFPMVLSTKRIAPGHANTWFIRIQGTEFSAEFTTKNPKQVASLPYEPGAAQAWHVVDAPYKSAYGTITGGIFEFGFSDSILQMWAAFCDELVSRDGMSQPFRCATPEEASASHRVFTAALESERTGNTIAIDWEE
- a CDS encoding class I fructose-bisphosphate aldolase — encoded protein: MSNKYRLNRMFSAQGKCFDVAIDHGFFNEHTFLAGIEEMDAAVRTIVEAGPDCVQLSTGQARRLQSVPGKKPGLVLRTDAANIYGSVLPRFLFSELIANAIEEAVRLDAVAVCVNLLMLPEQPELHHQCVRNVTALKVECERYGMPLMVEPLVMLPNEAKGGYMVDGDLKKIMPLVRQAVELGADVIKADPCDDVSEYHRVIEIASGVPVLVRGGGRASDEEIVARTVELMNQGAAGIVYGRNVIQHPNPAGMTSALMAIVHQGASADEALSILKGGQA
- a CDS encoding TSUP family transporter codes for the protein MDHISIGMLMLVVVGGFAAAFVDAVVGGGGLISLPVLLTAGLPPAAALGTNKLAGTLSSLTSTLSFFASGHVDVRAVRGLIPLSLLGAAAGTLTLRHVPSGFLKPMVVVMLTVIAVYTLLRREWGERASFVRFTASTAWLTGIAAFALGFYDGFFGPGTGSFLIFAFLLLGCDFVKAAGNAKALNFASNLASLATFLVLGSVHYAVGLLMGAAMIAGSWIGSRFAIRRGRAYIKPLFLVVCALLIGKQLLDLL